One Polaribacter sp. KT25b DNA segment encodes these proteins:
- a CDS encoding viroplasmin family protein — MSKKKFYVVWKGRKTGVFTSWNVCKRQIDGFEGAQYKSFANLDEAEIASKKTYDDYKGKNTKTATLSSVEKEKFGKPILESISVDAACAGNPGKMEYRGVFTHNKKQIFIKGPFAKGTNNIGEFLALVHGIALLKSKNKEDVPIYSDSKIAMSWIRQKKCKTNLHFDASNKDLLELIKRAEKWLKENTFKNPILKWETKAWGEIPADFGRKK; from the coding sequence ATGAGTAAAAAAAAGTTTTATGTAGTTTGGAAAGGAAGAAAAACAGGCGTTTTTACTTCTTGGAATGTGTGTAAAAGACAAATTGATGGCTTTGAAGGCGCACAATACAAATCTTTTGCCAATTTAGATGAAGCTGAAATTGCATCCAAAAAAACCTACGATGATTATAAAGGGAAAAACACAAAAACAGCTACTTTATCATCCGTAGAAAAAGAAAAATTTGGAAAACCTATTCTAGAAAGTATTTCTGTGGATGCTGCTTGTGCTGGAAATCCGGGAAAAATGGAATATCGAGGTGTTTTTACACATAACAAAAAGCAAATTTTTATAAAAGGTCCTTTTGCTAAAGGGACGAATAATATTGGTGAGTTTTTAGCTTTAGTGCACGGCATTGCCCTTTTAAAAAGCAAAAACAAAGAAGATGTTCCTATTTATTCTGATTCTAAAATTGCTATGAGTTGGATTCGTCAAAAAAAATGTAAAACCAATCTTCATTTTGATGCTTCTAATAAAGATCTTTTAGAACTGATTAAAAGAGCTGAAAAATGGCTAAAAGAAAACACGTTTAAAAACCCAATTTTAAAATGGGAAACAAAAGCTTGGGGAGAAATTCCTGCAGATTTTGGACGTAAAAAATGA
- a CDS encoding phosphoribosylglycinamide formyltransferase, whose amino-acid sequence MKRIVVFASGSGTNAENIIKFFNHTKIAKVTQVLCNNEHAKVFERCKKLNVNCLHFRRDQFLKEDTILNLLKENADYIILAGFLWKIPAKIIEAFPKKIINIHPALLPKYGGKGMYGMNVHKAVKENKESETGITIHYVNENYDEGAIIYQAKTALSDDDSPETIAEKIHILEQRYFPRIIESVILDINE is encoded by the coding sequence ATGAAGCGTATTGTTGTTTTTGCTTCTGGTTCTGGTACGAACGCAGAAAATATTATAAAGTTTTTTAATCACACTAAAATTGCTAAAGTTACTCAAGTGCTGTGTAACAATGAGCATGCCAAAGTTTTTGAAAGATGTAAAAAATTAAATGTTAACTGTTTACATTTTAGAAGAGATCAATTTTTAAAAGAAGACACTATCTTAAATCTTTTAAAAGAGAACGCAGATTATATTATTTTGGCCGGTTTTTTATGGAAAATTCCTGCTAAAATAATTGAAGCTTTCCCTAAAAAAATCATTAATATTCATCCTGCTTTGTTGCCTAAATATGGAGGAAAAGGCATGTATGGAATGAACGTTCATAAAGCTGTAAAAGAAAATAAAGAATCAGAAACTGGCATCACAATTCATTATGTAAATGAAAATTATGATGAAGGAGCGATCATTTATCAGGCAAAAACAGCTTTAAGCGATGATGATTCACCAGAAACTATTGCAGAAAAGATCCATATTTTAGAGCAGAGATATTTTCCTAGAATTATTGAAAGTGTAATTTTAGACATTAATGAGTAA
- a CDS encoding acyl carrier protein yields the protein MSDIASRVKAIIVDKLGVDDNEVTTEASFTNDLGADSLDTVELIMEFEKEFDIQIPDDQAENIGTVGQAVSYIEAAKK from the coding sequence ATGTCAGACATTGCATCAAGAGTAAAAGCTATTATCGTAGATAAATTAGGAGTAGACGATAATGAAGTAACAACAGAAGCTAGCTTCACAAACGATTTAGGAGCAGATTCTTTAGATACTGTTGAGTTGATTATGGAATTCGAAAAAGAATTCGATATTCAAATTCCAGACGATCAAGCAGAAAATATTGGAACTGTAGGTCAAGCAGTTAGCTATATAGAAGCAGCAAAAAAGTAA
- the fabF gene encoding beta-ketoacyl-ACP synthase II, with protein MQLKRAVITGLGALTPIGNNIEEYWKGLINGVSGAAPVTYYDAAKFKTRFACELKNFNVTDFIDRKEARRMDRFTQYAMVASDEAIADSKLDLDKINKLRVGVIWGAGIGGLETFQNEVLNFASGDGTPRFNPFFIPKMIADIAPGHISIKNGFMGPNYTTVSACASSANAMIDALNYIRLGYCDVIVTGGSEAAITIAGMGGFNAMHALSTRNESAETASRPFDAERDGFVLGEGAGAIVIEEYEHAKARGAKIYAEIIGGGMSSDAYHMTAPHPDGVGVIAVMQNCLENAGIKAEDVDHINTHGTSTPLGDVAELKAISQVFGEHAKDININSTKSMTGHLLGAAGAIESIAVILAMENGIVPPTINHTNVDENINPELNLTLNKPQKRDIKIAMSNTFGFGGHNACVAFKKLDE; from the coding sequence ATGCAATTAAAACGAGCAGTAATTACTGGACTTGGCGCATTAACGCCAATAGGAAATAATATTGAAGAGTATTGGAAAGGCTTAATTAACGGAGTTAGTGGAGCAGCACCTGTAACGTATTATGATGCTGCCAAGTTCAAAACTCGTTTTGCATGCGAGCTGAAAAACTTTAATGTCACAGATTTTATAGACAGAAAAGAAGCTCGTAGAATGGATCGATTTACGCAGTATGCAATGGTCGCTTCCGATGAAGCGATTGCAGACTCTAAATTAGATCTAGACAAAATTAACAAATTACGCGTTGGTGTAATTTGGGGAGCAGGAATTGGTGGTTTAGAAACTTTTCAGAACGAAGTTTTAAACTTTGCTTCTGGAGATGGAACTCCAAGATTCAACCCTTTCTTTATTCCAAAAATGATAGCAGATATTGCTCCAGGACATATTTCCATAAAAAACGGATTTATGGGGCCAAATTATACTACAGTTTCTGCTTGTGCATCATCTGCAAATGCAATGATTGACGCACTTAATTACATAAGATTAGGATATTGTGATGTAATTGTTACTGGTGGCTCTGAAGCTGCTATTACAATTGCAGGAATGGGTGGCTTTAATGCTATGCATGCCTTATCTACAAGAAATGAAAGTGCAGAAACGGCTTCTAGACCTTTTGATGCAGAACGAGATGGTTTTGTTTTAGGAGAAGGAGCAGGTGCAATTGTTATAGAAGAATATGAACATGCAAAAGCAAGAGGCGCTAAAATCTATGCAGAAATTATAGGTGGCGGTATGTCTTCTGATGCGTATCATATGACGGCTCCTCATCCAGATGGAGTTGGTGTTATAGCTGTTATGCAAAACTGTTTAGAAAATGCAGGAATTAAAGCAGAAGATGTAGATCATATTAATACTCATGGTACTTCTACTCCATTAGGAGATGTTGCGGAATTGAAAGCAATTTCTCAAGTTTTTGGAGAGCATGCTAAGGATATTAATATAAATTCTACAAAATCTATGACTGGGCATTTATTAGGTGCTGCAGGTGCTATAGAATCTATTGCCGTTATTTTGGCAATGGAAAATGGTATTGTGCCGCCAACAATAAATCATACAAACGTAGATGAGAATATTAATCCAGAATTAAACCTTACGCTTAATAAACCTCAAAAAAGAGATATTAAAATAGCAATGAGTAATACATTTGGTTTTGGTGGTCATAATGCTTGTGTAGCTTTTAAGAAATTAGACGAGTAG